Below is a genomic region from Xiphophorus hellerii strain 12219 chromosome 1, Xiphophorus_hellerii-4.1, whole genome shotgun sequence.
CGACCGGGTGTCGTTCCGCTCCAAGCAGAATGTGGACTACGCCTTCTTGATCCACTACAGTGCAGGTCTGGGCCAGTACTACCTCCAGCTGGAAGACGACGTCTTTTCAGCGCAGAACTTTCTCACCACTATTCGGAGGCACATTGaggagcaaaacacaaaaaagggcACCTGGGCGATGTTGGAGTTTTCAGCCCTTGGTTACATCGGGAAACTCTACAAGTCCTCCGACCTTCCTCTTCTGGCTcgcttcctttttctcttttaccaAGAAATGCCTTGTGACTGGCTGATGTCTCATTTCCGACAGCTGATGACCCAAAGAGAGACCATCCTCTTTAAACCCTCGCTGTTCCAACACATGGGCACTTTTTCGTCATTCCAGGGAACATACAACAAGCTAAAGGATAAGAACTTTGAAGAGGGGCTGTACACCAATCCCTCAGCTGAAGtttattcaaacatttccaCCTATCAGAAGAACTTCCCCAAACTGGCCTGGGCTCCCGGGGAGGGCTTCTTCTGGGGACGCTCTCCAGCAAGAGGAGATCATTTGACGGTGGTGTTCCAGGAGCCGGTGGTGGTGACGGGGATACTGGTGGAAACAGGATCAGGAGGAAAGGACCTCCTGGAGTCCGGTCAGGTGGAGCTGGGCCAAGACGTACTTACTGCAGCGATAAAGAGCTGTAAAACCTTCCAGTCACTGGGAGCTTTTATGAATGGGAAATTTGAAATGCGAGAGGTAGACAAACTGCGCGGCTCTGCCTCTTCATGTCTGAGGATATCGGTGACAGCTGGGCAGAAAGACTGGGTGATCGTTCGGAAAATAAGAATCACAACGAAGTCCAGCGCATCCTGACGCCAAACGTAGCTGGTCTGTCTGTCTTCCAGCCTGACTAACATTTGACTTTCCAGTTGGAGTCAACATGCATGTTACGAAACATCGACATCGACCATGCCTCAGTGGAGCTGCTTCCAACCTGGAGTTGTTTGACCAAAGCAAACAATGTGCAGTGATTAGATAAGCCATAGCAGATAAGCAAGCAAATCCATTTGGTCTTTGTGTTTCTTATCGTAGGActctgcaacattttttgttttttttaatgctccaTTTTCCTCTAAACTATGTATTTGTACCTTTTTACTTAAAGTATAAATCactttttgcaaatgttttcttgcATCACATTTTCTAGAAGGAAACCCGTGCTACCTCACACATcaaatgtgtcattttcttgGACCGAGGCTTGTGTACATCAGTctttatttatatgtaaaacCCTCAAATCTATCTGCTCGTAATATCTATCagagtagctgcgtttccattgactaTATgattgcgcaatttgacatatcgaaaataaatttgctgctTCAGAAATACAGGTTTATCGCCAAACATTTTGGTTaatagaaaaccttttttttttgcatcacacaagtcacatggtCAGTAAGTGGATATCACCATCGGCAGAAACCGCAAagatgacaacaggaagtagtagaaGGATAATTCAGTGCTCATGTGTAATTTTagttgcgtttcttatttagtagaaacactgcaattgcgaaattgtctTGTTTTCAATATTAGTGGAATATTAACAAGGTATTGCGCACATttctaatggaaacacagctactgtcaGGCTATGagtagttgtttattttttgtttttttttccagacaaatGAACTGTTATCGTTTATCTGAACTGTTTCAAGGCAACAGATGGGTGGCCTGAGGCAGGAGTCATTAGGAAATGTGCTGTTTGACCAAAGCTGTTATTTATGCAAAGGTGTGAGTTTGTCGGACAGCAAAAACTGCTGCTAAATGTCCTGCTACCCAAAACCATTAAAGTTATGCACCAACTGGTTACTGGTACAAAGGTTTACTGActtttattatgactttttccACATCTACGGCTACAGTCAAAATAATACTGTTCTAGACCAATAAATCAAACCAATTTTTGGTAGAAGTTGTTTCTATGTGGGAAATGGTTTACCAGCAGGTGCATTAGAGTAATTGGACTCCTGCAGTCATTCTATTTTGAAGAGGGATTAGACTCCAGATTCTAACTGAAAAGTATTCCTCCTAAAAATGTGGGTAAAATGACTTGTTTCAGACATCGTTCAGAACAGCTGAGCTTTGGTTATAAAGATGGTGAGGGGAAACATATGAAGTTCAGAAAATGGCCGGCTGCTCAACTGAAATGATCCCAGGTGctatgaaactgaaacaaatataagaaaaatttggaaaaaaaaaagagaaaactacaTTTCTGATGTATTGAAGCATAGGCAAAACGGCCAATGATGATGAAGAGGGTCTAGAAATACCTGTTAGGTCTGTAACAATTAGATAATTTCTATGTGAAGCTAGCCTGGCCATTGCTTTCCTACGCAGTTCCGCTctattctcatctcccttccaTTCTCCGTCAGGGTCTTCTGCTATTGAACTCGATTTCTCAGGATGCATGTCATCCTGACATGCATCCTGTCAGGATGACAGGATGCATGGGCCAATCGGCAAACAAAAGGAgttgtgaaattttttttttttaactgtaatcTGCTTGTGGTTGTAGCTTTGTAATGgaagaagtgaacaaagccgttCAGCAAGTGTTGACCTCGCTTCCAAATATGGAACAGTTAGCGAGGGGGATGTTTAAGACAAAAGGCAAAAGTTTGCTGGTTTTCCAGTTGGCTCAGTTCATTTCTGGTAAGCTCCGTAGCGTTTCTCCTTCACAATTGAGCCGGTGCGTTGCATACAGCATGCCGCCGCCAAATGTTAGCGATTTAGTAAAATCAGTTCCAATCATTTAAAACTTCCACAGAGACCACGCCTCCAGCAAGCAATCGTTTCTTCGTAGCCgagggtccagaccctctgtCCGAAGCAAAGAACAAGGGGCTGCTTTTTACCAGGCAAAAGTGAAGCAAAACTATCAACAAGAACCTCCCTCCATGTCCCACTGAGGTAGATGCTTACAAATACAATGGATAGAGGGAAATGTACACCGAGATGTAGAACAGGTTGGGAAGTGTAGACGAGACGCCTTAGAGGTGGATCTTTAAGAGTTCCTTCAAAATAGCCGGGGTCAACACTGTTCTAGTATGGCTCTGTAGATCATTACATCATCTTGAAACGACACATGAAAACAATCCGAATTGTCTTTAACAGGCGTGGGGACTGCTGGCCAACAATCCTTTGACAAATAGAGTGACAAGAGTTGTCACAATCCTTGGTGACAGCATTCAAGTAGATGGGAGAAGTTCCATtaaacttacatttattttgaatttacatGCAGAGAAGGTTTCGATTTGTGAAAGAACACACTGACTGGCCAGAACGCTGCAAtcacacaaaatcttaccaagtatttttggtttaatttctagAATAAATACACTTAGATTGTACACTTAGATTAcgaaaagtaacttttcaacgaGATATTGAAGCTGGCTTTAAATAAATAGTTCcctaatgttgatgaaaaagtactacttccactggcagattattttacttataacaagacattttccccatgatTTGAATAAAGTCTAGAAGATGCCTTAGAGGCTAACACCAGCTTTTCATACTTGTGTTCATGAGTCAAGAGTAGAAAAGTAAAGAGGGATAACATTCTGTGCAACAAGCACTTTAAAacttcattcatattttttggtcaggtgttttctattttttctgtttcaagaTCAAATGCTTACTTTAGAAAGAGCTGGGGAGGGGGCGGGGGtttatgtttcctgttttgtatAAAACAATTTAGACTGTTACTGATTTTGTTTCAGATAAATCTATAAGTACCACATTATATCTCCATTTACTGAAGGTTATATCCGCTCGTACATGTGTGGCAGTcagttaaaattgttttcaaaagtgTGAAAGAACAGAAGAACTCCTAAGCCTAATTCCTAATCTGGCATGAGCAGAAGTAAATTTTACCCAACAAGTATTTATTTGGTTAAAACTGCCGACAGATACATTTATAAGTCAGTAACACAATATAAACTTGTTGGAACGCATGTTTTTGCTCTgatgttggtaaaaaaaaaaaaaagaaaataggacAAAATCTCAGAAAGAGGGAGTCCATCAGTTAATCTGATAATCCCTGCTGTGTCCTGTGAACGTTTACAGTACTCACCAGGTACAAAATGGCCTTTGGCTCATCCAGCTGTTATTATTGCAGCTCTCCATTAACATCATTTCAACACGCT
It encodes:
- the LOC116724208 gene encoding alpha-1,3-mannosyl-glycoprotein 4-beta-N-acetylglucosaminyltransferase C, with translation MRRRSRKKSAVLGVLLLVTVLYYFYPLEFLLTGSTRSPPKQLSWQVERLVSKESWAEQGDYLPLNVSYQLLAGTPSTQQKFLTIGMSSVKRKKGSYLVPTLQSLFSQSSPEERSSMVVVVLIADFDVRWVTSTVREINSTFASELDRGQLLVIHVTQKWYPPLTGLKRNYDDAPDRVSFRSKQNVDYAFLIHYSAGLGQYYLQLEDDVFSAQNFLTTIRRHIEEQNTKKGTWAMLEFSALGYIGKLYKSSDLPLLARFLFLFYQEMPCDWLMSHFRQLMTQRETILFKPSLFQHMGTFSSFQGTYNKLKDKNFEEGLYTNPSAEVYSNISTYQKNFPKLAWAPGEGFFWGRSPARGDHLTVVFQEPVVVTGILVETGSGGKDLLESGQVELGQDVLTAAIKSCKTFQSLGAFMNGKFEMREVDKLRGSASSCLRISVTAGQKDWVIVRKIRITTKSSAS